A single genomic interval of Asinibacterium sp. OR53 harbors:
- the recR gene encoding recombination mediator RecR: MQLPSALLENAVAQFAKLPGIGKKTALRLVLHLLKQEVNEVQHFGETIARMRRDIKFCQRCFNISDGDICAICSNSMRNQHMICVVENIRDVIAIESTQQFNGAYHVLGGVISPLDGVGPDQLNISALIHRIEKEETEELVFALSPNIQGDTTIYYIQKKITHLRCRVTTIARGIAFGGELEYADEMTLARSIANRLPVQQYVK; encoded by the coding sequence ATGCAGCTTCCTTCCGCTTTATTAGAGAATGCAGTGGCGCAGTTTGCCAAATTGCCGGGCATCGGCAAAAAAACAGCGCTGCGGCTGGTCCTGCACCTGCTCAAACAGGAAGTGAACGAAGTACAACATTTTGGAGAGACCATCGCCCGCATGCGGCGCGATATTAAATTCTGCCAGCGTTGCTTCAACATCAGCGATGGCGATATCTGTGCCATCTGTTCCAATTCCATGCGCAACCAGCACATGATCTGCGTGGTGGAGAACATCCGCGACGTTATTGCCATTGAAAGCACCCAACAATTCAACGGCGCCTATCATGTACTGGGGGGCGTTATTTCGCCACTCGACGGTGTTGGTCCCGACCAGTTGAACATCAGCGCCCTTATACACCGTATTGAAAAAGAAGAAACGGAAGAGCTGGTGTTCGCGTTAAGTCCGAATATACAGGGCGATACCACCATTTATTATATCCAGAAAAAAATAACCCACCTCCGCTGCCGCGTTACCACCATTGCCCGTGGCATTGCTTTTGGCGGCGAACTGGAATATGCCGATGAGATGACATTGGCGCGCAGCATCGCCAACAGGCTGCCTGTACAGCAATATGTAAAGTAA
- a CDS encoding YceI family protein has product MKQIITILLLALAMTGDLHAQKIFGTRNGKIGFISPTDDDVKAVNNEVSSRMSDNGQMTFSLLIKGFRFKYAEMQDHFNDQYLESTKFPRADFKGMITNLGDINFSKDGTYKAIVKGDLLMHGVTKNVLVNGVIEVKGGKPSVKASFVIVMKDFKIDAANVTDKVTVEINCQYQ; this is encoded by the coding sequence ATGAAGCAAATCATTACCATCCTCCTCCTTGCATTGGCAATGACCGGCGATCTGCATGCACAAAAAATATTCGGCACACGGAATGGAAAGATCGGCTTTATTTCGCCTACCGACGACGATGTGAAAGCCGTGAACAACGAAGTCTCCAGCAGGATGTCTGACAATGGACAGATGACTTTCAGCCTGCTCATCAAAGGGTTTCGTTTTAAATACGCAGAAATGCAGGACCATTTCAATGACCAGTACCTGGAAAGCACCAAATTCCCAAGGGCCGATTTCAAAGGCATGATCACCAACCTGGGCGATATCAACTTCTCGAAAGATGGTACTTATAAAGCCATTGTAAAGGGCGATCTGCTCATGCACGGCGTTACCAAAAATGTTCTGGTGAATGGTGTGATTGAAGTCAAAGGAGGTAAACCTTCGGTCAAAGCCTCTTTTGTGATTGTGATGAAAGACTTTAAAATAGATGCGGCCAATGTAACCGACAAGGTAACAGTCGAAATCAATTGCCAGTACCAATAA
- a CDS encoding DUF5777 family beta-barrel protein: MYRSYKKLVVLITCCLTASLLQAQQVDLFKMQDSANKATDKTITAGPVINTFYSTRLVNAHTTEITGPGSMDFRINHRFSPVNQGLYELFGLDGASFRFGFDFGIAKDLMIGVGRTTYNKEYDGFIKYRLMHQSNGAGAMPLSIAVLGSAMYKTIDLDTSLKATTTDRLTYVLQLMVARKFNEHTSVQISPTITHYNRIIGFTGGSSDMLSIGFLARQKVSKRISINAEYFWQANRFNGTYDPLSIGVDIQTGGHVFQLHFTNSIGMNEHAFIHETTGSWGNGAVRWGFNISRIFNISSKNKKGNW; this comes from the coding sequence ATGTACCGCTCCTATAAGAAACTCGTTGTACTGATCACTTGCTGCTTGACTGCCTCATTGTTGCAGGCGCAACAGGTAGATCTTTTTAAAATGCAGGACAGCGCCAATAAAGCAACCGACAAAACCATTACTGCCGGACCTGTGATCAATACTTTTTATTCCACACGACTGGTAAATGCACATACGACAGAAATCACGGGCCCTGGCAGTATGGACTTTCGCATCAATCACCGTTTTTCACCGGTGAACCAGGGTTTGTATGAATTATTCGGTCTCGACGGCGCCTCGTTTCGTTTTGGGTTCGACTTTGGTATTGCCAAAGACCTGATGATCGGTGTGGGCCGTACTACATATAACAAAGAATACGACGGGTTTATCAAATACCGTCTCATGCACCAGAGCAACGGAGCAGGGGCCATGCCTTTATCCATTGCAGTACTCGGGTCGGCCATGTACAAGACCATTGATTTGGATACCAGTCTGAAAGCGACCACCACTGACCGGCTCACTTATGTGCTACAGCTGATGGTCGCCCGCAAATTCAATGAGCATACCTCTGTTCAAATATCGCCTACCATCACACATTACAACCGGATCATCGGCTTCACCGGCGGATCTTCCGATATGCTTTCCATAGGTTTTCTCGCCCGGCAGAAAGTGAGTAAACGCATCAGTATCAATGCTGAATATTTCTGGCAGGCGAATCGCTTCAACGGCACATACGACCCGCTTTCCATTGGTGTGGATATTCAAACGGGCGGGCATGTTTTCCAGCTTCATTTTACCAATTCCATTGGTATGAACGAACATGCGTTCATCCACGAAACCACTGGTTCATGGGGCAATGGGGCCGTTCGCTGGGGCTTTAATATATCCCGTATCTTCAATATCAGCTCGAAGAACAAGAAAGGGAATTGGTAA
- a CDS encoding homocysteine S-methyltransferase family protein has product MDIRKELEKRILVIDGAMGTMIQRHKLTEADYRGERFKDWQCDVKGNNDLLCITQPQIIKGIHKQYLAAGADIIETNTFSSTFIAMADYEMQSLAYELNVAAARCAREAIDEFTAENPGTAQRYVAGAIGPLNKTLSLSPDVNNPGYRAVTFDEVADAYYEQIRGLVDGGVDILLIETIFDTLNAKGAIYAAKKYFRTSGKPELPIMISGTITDASGRTLSGQTLEAFYTSIMHANPLSVGLNCALGAAEMRPHIEELSQIAACYTSAYPNAGLPNAMGEYDEAPHETAHFIEEWAKEGFVNIVGGCCGTTPDHIKHIADNVKKIAPRAIPVIETELV; this is encoded by the coding sequence ATGGATATCAGAAAAGAGCTGGAAAAAAGGATACTGGTGATCGACGGCGCTATGGGCACCATGATCCAACGACACAAACTTACAGAAGCCGATTACCGCGGTGAGCGTTTCAAAGACTGGCAATGCGATGTAAAGGGCAATAACGACCTGCTGTGTATTACACAGCCACAGATCATCAAAGGCATTCATAAGCAATACCTTGCTGCCGGCGCCGACATTATTGAAACCAATACCTTCAGCAGCACTTTCATTGCCATGGCCGATTATGAAATGCAATCGCTGGCTTATGAGTTGAACGTAGCCGCTGCGCGCTGCGCCAGGGAAGCTATTGATGAATTCACCGCAGAAAATCCGGGCACTGCACAACGATATGTGGCAGGTGCTATCGGTCCGCTCAATAAAACCCTCAGCCTCTCTCCCGATGTAAACAATCCCGGCTACCGCGCCGTAACATTCGATGAAGTGGCCGATGCTTATTATGAGCAGATACGCGGACTGGTGGATGGCGGCGTTGATATCTTATTGATTGAAACCATCTTCGACACCCTCAATGCCAAAGGCGCCATCTATGCGGCGAAAAAATATTTCAGAACAAGCGGCAAACCGGAATTGCCCATTATGATCAGCGGTACCATTACCGATGCTTCGGGGCGTACGTTGAGCGGACAAACACTGGAAGCCTTTTATACTTCCATCATGCATGCCAACCCCTTGAGCGTGGGATTGAACTGTGCATTAGGTGCCGCCGAAATGAGACCGCATATTGAAGAACTGAGCCAGATAGCCGCTTGTTATACTTCGGCATATCCCAATGCAGGTCTGCCGAATGCCATGGGTGAATACGATGAAGCACCCCATGAAACGGCACATTTTATAGAAGAATGGGCCAAAGAAGGATTCGTGAACATCGTAGGCGGTTGCTGCGGTACCACGCCCGATCACATCAAACACATTGCCGACAACGTTAAAAAGATTGCGCCGAGAGCAATACCGGTTATCGAGACCGAGTTGGTTTAA
- the metH gene encoding methionine synthase: protein MSGDIIIKPYLRLSGLEPLVIRPETNFVNVGERTNVTGSKKFARLIREGKYEEALSVARQQVESGAQVLDVNMDDALLEGVTAMTTFLNLVQSEPDIAKIPIMIDSSKFEIIEAGLKCVQGKCIVNSISMKEGEEKFIEQAIICKSFGAAVIVMAFDEIGQADTKERKVTICHRAYKILTERVGFAPQEIIFDPNIFAIATGIEEHNNYAVDFIEATREIKQLMPLTKVSGGVSNVSFSFRGNDHVREAIHSVFLLHAIKAGMDMGIVNAGQLVVYDEIEPHLRELCEDVILNRNNDNNEATEKLIAHAETVKAKGKVEVKDEAWRNEPIEKRLAHALVNGITDYIDADTEEARQKYPKPLDVIEGPLMDGMNIVGDLFGAGKMFLPQVVKSARVMKKSVAILTPYIEAEKEEKKKAQLISGEADTSSAGAAKILLATVKGDVHDIGKNIVGVVLGCNGYDIVDLGVMVPADKILETAIKEKADIIGLSGLITPSLDEMVHIAKEMKRRNMQQPLLIGGATTSRIHTSVKIAPEYNNGVVHVLDASRSVTVAGSLLNKEQKEAFLKNTAEEYARLKHNFDNKKPVKQYLPYEDVLQNKTKINWDDFQATDPQFLGTKVFSDVDLSEIRPYIDWKPFFIAWEMHGNFPDILSDELVGKEATKLYNDANALIDKIIAEKWLTAKGTIGFWEAGSENDDVVVKNGTADTRLSFLRQQVKKAPGQPNLSLADFVAPVSSGKKDFIGAFAVTIHGIEPHIKRFEQNFDDYNKIMLQALADRFAEGFAEYLHLKTRKTYWGYDQAEQLSNEELIKEQYTGIRPAPGYPACPDHTEKHKLFHLLKATDTVGIELTESLAMYPAASVCGWYFSNPSSQYFGVGKILRDQLEDYARRKNMPLAEAERWLSPVLD from the coding sequence ATGAGTGGAGACATCATCATCAAACCTTATTTGCGCCTTTCCGGACTGGAGCCATTGGTTATACGGCCTGAAACGAATTTTGTCAATGTAGGCGAACGTACCAATGTAACCGGTTCCAAAAAATTCGCGCGGCTCATCAGGGAAGGTAAATACGAAGAAGCACTGTCCGTAGCGCGGCAACAAGTGGAGAGCGGAGCACAGGTACTGGATGTGAACATGGACGATGCACTGCTGGAAGGCGTAACAGCCATGACCACTTTTCTCAACCTGGTCCAGAGCGAACCCGATATTGCCAAGATTCCCATTATGATCGACAGCTCGAAGTTCGAGATCATTGAAGCGGGATTGAAATGCGTACAGGGTAAATGTATTGTGAACTCCATCTCCATGAAAGAAGGAGAAGAGAAATTCATTGAGCAGGCCATCATTTGCAAATCTTTTGGCGCTGCGGTAATTGTGATGGCATTTGATGAAATAGGACAAGCCGATACCAAAGAAAGAAAAGTCACCATCTGCCACAGGGCTTATAAAATATTGACTGAGCGTGTTGGTTTTGCACCTCAGGAGATCATCTTCGATCCCAACATCTTCGCTATTGCTACCGGTATTGAAGAGCACAACAATTATGCAGTTGATTTTATTGAAGCGACACGCGAGATCAAGCAACTGATGCCGCTGACCAAAGTGAGTGGAGGTGTTTCCAACGTTTCTTTCTCTTTCCGCGGTAACGACCATGTGCGGGAAGCCATTCACTCGGTATTCCTGCTCCATGCCATCAAAGCCGGTATGGACATGGGTATTGTGAACGCAGGTCAGTTAGTGGTATACGATGAAATAGAACCCCACCTGCGCGAATTGTGTGAAGACGTGATCCTAAACCGCAACAACGATAACAACGAGGCAACCGAAAAACTCATTGCCCATGCCGAAACAGTGAAGGCCAAAGGCAAGGTGGAAGTGAAAGACGAAGCATGGCGGAATGAGCCCATCGAGAAAAGGCTGGCCCATGCACTGGTGAACGGCATTACCGATTATATAGATGCAGATACGGAAGAAGCCAGACAAAAATATCCCAAGCCATTGGATGTGATCGAAGGCCCGTTGATGGATGGTATGAACATCGTAGGTGACCTGTTTGGCGCCGGCAAGATGTTCTTGCCACAGGTGGTGAAGAGCGCAAGGGTGATGAAAAAAAGCGTGGCCATCCTTACACCATATATAGAAGCCGAAAAAGAAGAAAAGAAAAAAGCACAGCTAATTAGTGGTGAGGCAGATACATCATCTGCCGGTGCTGCCAAGATATTATTGGCTACTGTAAAAGGCGATGTGCACGATATCGGGAAAAACATCGTAGGCGTGGTATTGGGATGTAACGGCTATGACATAGTTGATCTGGGTGTGATGGTGCCGGCTGACAAGATACTGGAGACGGCGATCAAAGAGAAGGCAGATATTATTGGGTTAAGCGGATTGATCACGCCTTCACTCGATGAAATGGTGCATATAGCCAAGGAAATGAAGCGTCGCAATATGCAGCAGCCGCTGCTCATCGGAGGCGCTACCACTTCACGCATACATACTTCGGTTAAGATTGCACCGGAATATAATAATGGCGTTGTGCACGTGCTTGATGCTTCACGAAGTGTTACTGTAGCAGGTTCTTTGTTGAATAAGGAACAGAAAGAAGCCTTCCTGAAAAATACCGCTGAAGAATACGCCCGGTTGAAACACAATTTCGACAACAAAAAGCCGGTGAAGCAATACCTTCCTTACGAAGACGTATTACAGAACAAAACAAAGATCAACTGGGATGATTTTCAGGCAACCGACCCGCAATTCCTGGGCACTAAAGTATTCAGCGATGTAGACCTCTCCGAGATCAGACCTTATATTGACTGGAAGCCTTTCTTCATTGCCTGGGAAATGCACGGCAATTTTCCCGACATTCTCAGCGATGAACTGGTTGGAAAAGAAGCCACCAAATTGTACAACGATGCCAATGCACTGATTGATAAGATCATTGCGGAAAAATGGCTCACAGCTAAAGGCACCATCGGCTTTTGGGAAGCGGGCAGCGAGAACGACGATGTGGTGGTAAAGAACGGAACAGCAGATACCCGTTTATCCTTCCTTCGACAGCAGGTAAAAAAAGCGCCCGGACAACCCAACCTGTCGCTGGCCGATTTTGTGGCGCCTGTTTCCAGTGGTAAAAAAGATTTCATCGGGGCTTTCGCCGTTACCATACACGGCATTGAACCGCATATCAAAAGATTCGAGCAAAACTTCGACGATTACAACAAGATCATGTTGCAGGCCCTGGCCGATCGTTTTGCAGAAGGTTTTGCCGAATACCTGCACCTGAAAACAAGAAAAACATATTGGGGTTACGATCAGGCCGAACAGCTGAGCAACGAAGAACTCATCAAGGAACAATACACTGGTATTCGTCCTGCACCTGGTTATCCTGCCTGTCCGGATCATACCGAAAAACACAAACTCTTTCACTTACTCAAAGCCACCGATACAGTGGGCATTGAGTTAACGGAAAGCCTGGCCATGTACCCCGCTGCTTCCGTCTGCGGCTGGTATTTCTCTAATCCAAGCAGTCAATATTTCGGTGTGGGTAAGATCCTGCGCGATCAATTGGAAGATTATGCCCGTAGAAAGAACATGCCCCTGGCAGAAGCAGAAAGATGGTTGAGCCCGGTTTTGGATTAG
- a CDS encoding TIGR00730 family Rossman fold protein has protein sequence MKKTDRVIPAKQSIYLEGPRPRISELGFAWDVFWQFIKGFRTMHFLGPCVTVFGSARFGEDHPYYHVARGFGRRIAAAGFTTMTGGGPGIMEAANRGAFENGGTSVGCNIKLPREQHTNPYMHKWITFDYFFARKVMLVKYSYAFIIMPGGFGTMDEFFETITLAQTKVIYDFPIVLYGKTYYEPLMKAIDSMEAAGTIAPVDKTLLFLTDDMDEAMHHIATYVRKNFKVKPRRRLWWLFEKR, from the coding sequence ATGAAAAAGACAGACAGGGTCATTCCTGCAAAACAATCCATTTATCTCGAAGGACCCCGCCCCAGGATCAGTGAACTGGGTTTTGCCTGGGATGTATTCTGGCAGTTCATCAAAGGGTTCAGGACCATGCATTTCCTTGGGCCCTGTGTTACGGTGTTCGGCTCTGCCAGGTTTGGAGAAGATCATCCCTACTACCACGTGGCCAGGGGGTTCGGCAGGCGCATTGCTGCTGCCGGTTTTACCACCATGACAGGCGGCGGACCGGGCATTATGGAAGCAGCCAACCGCGGCGCTTTTGAAAACGGTGGTACTTCGGTAGGATGTAATATCAAACTGCCGCGTGAACAGCATACCAATCCGTATATGCACAAATGGATCACTTTCGATTATTTTTTCGCCCGTAAAGTGATGCTGGTAAAATATTCTTACGCATTCATCATTATGCCGGGAGGCTTTGGCACGATGGATGAATTCTTCGAGACCATTACGTTGGCGCAGACAAAAGTAATCTACGATTTTCCCATCGTACTCTATGGTAAAACTTATTACGAACCATTGATGAAAGCCATCGACTCCATGGAAGCCGCCGGAACCATCGCACCGGTTGACAAAACATTGTTGTTCCTTACCGATGATATGGATGAAGCCATGCACCACATCGCGACGTATGTGCGCAAAAACTTCAAGGTTAAACCACGTAGAAGATTATGGTGGCTGTTTGAGAAAAGATGA
- a CDS encoding exodeoxyribonuclease III — protein MRIISYNVNGIRAAIKKGFLDWLQTNPADIICLQETKAQKEDIDIASIESLGYQTHWFSAQKKGYSGVAIFTKIKPDQVISGNKIEQSDFEGRVIRADFGDITLINAYFPSGTSGDERQTYKYQWLDEFFDYVQDLRKKRPKLIVTGDYNIAHTEVDIHDPKGNKNSSGFLPEERAWMDKFLGKQWIDTFRLLHPDTKGAYSWWSQRFPSVRLQNKGWRIDYICISEALKPQLKAAAIYPDVKHSDHCPIYAEIK, from the coding sequence ATGCGCATCATTTCATACAATGTCAATGGCATCAGGGCTGCTATCAAAAAAGGATTTCTCGACTGGTTGCAGACAAATCCGGCAGATATTATTTGTTTGCAGGAAACCAAAGCACAAAAAGAAGACATTGATATTGCATCCATAGAATCGCTTGGCTACCAGACACACTGGTTTTCGGCACAGAAAAAAGGATACAGCGGGGTGGCCATCTTTACCAAAATCAAACCCGACCAGGTTATATCGGGAAATAAAATTGAACAAAGTGATTTTGAAGGAAGGGTGATTCGAGCCGATTTCGGAGATATCACGCTCATCAATGCTTATTTCCCTTCGGGCACCAGCGGCGATGAACGGCAAACTTATAAATACCAATGGCTGGATGAATTCTTTGATTATGTTCAGGACCTGCGTAAAAAAAGACCCAAGTTGATTGTTACGGGTGATTATAATATTGCACATACCGAAGTAGACATCCACGATCCCAAGGGAAATAAAAACTCATCCGGCTTCCTGCCCGAAGAGCGGGCCTGGATGGATAAATTTCTTGGGAAACAATGGATCGATACTTTCCGCCTCTTGCATCCCGATACCAAAGGCGCTTATTCCTGGTGGAGCCAACGTTTCCCTTCTGTAAGATTGCAAAACAAAGGATGGCGGATCGACTATATCTGTATCAGTGAAGCATTAAAGCCCCAGTTGAAAGCCGCTGCTATTTACCCAGATGTAAAACACAGCGATCATTGTCCCATCTACGCAGAAATTAAATGA